Below is a genomic region from Billgrantia tianxiuensis.
GTGTTGGCGATGTCACACTAAATGTTATATTTTTAACATTTCGCAGGATCTTCGCACGACCTTCGCAGGATCTTCGCATGATCTTCGCATGGTCTTCGCGTTAGCCCCGTACGCTTCCTACTATAACCAAGTGCGTCAACCCGGTGTGCCCCCGCCGCGGCCACCCAGCACGAACGGAAGGACCCTCACATGACCGCCATCATGAGCCTGGTCGGCATGGCGACGCTGATCGCCATCGCCCTCGTCTTTTCTACCAACCGGCGCGACATCCGCCTGCGAACCGTGGGCGGCGCCTTCGCCATCCAGGCCGGCATCGGCGCCTTCGTGCTCTACGTGCCGTTCGGCCAGGCGGTGCTGCAGACCATTTCCGCCGGCGTCAGCCAGGTGGTGCTCTACGCCAACGACGGCATCGACTTCCTGTTCGGCGGCCTGGCCGACGTCGACAACATCGGCTTCGTGTTCGCCATTCGGGTGCTGCCGGTGATCATCTTCTTCTCCTCGCTGATCGCCGTGCTCTACTACCTCGGCATCATGCAGTGGGTGATTCGCCTCCTCGGCGGCGCGCTGCAGAAGGCGCTGGGCACCTCGCGCACCGAATCGCTCTCGGCCACCGCCAACATCTTCGTCGGCCAGACCGAGGCGCCGCTGGTGGTGCGTCCCTTCATCGCTCGCATGACCCCCTCCCAGCTGTTCGCGGTGATGTGCGGCGGGCTGGCCTCGGTGGCGGGCTCGGTGCTGGCCGGCTACGCGGCGCTGGGCATCCCCATGGAGTACCTGGTGGCGGCCTCGTTCATGGCCGCCCCCGGCGGGCTGCTGTTCGCCAAGCTGATCATGCCCGAGACCGAGACACCGGTGGACGACGTCGAGGAGGCCAACGAGGTCATCGAGGAGGAGGACAAGCCGGTCAACGTGCTCGACGCGGCGGCGGCCGGGGCCACGGCGGGGCTACGCCTGGCAGCCAACGTCGGCGCCATGTTGCTCGCTTTCATCGGCCTGATCGCGTTGATCAACGGCATGCTCGGCGGGGTGGGCGGCTGGATCGGCGTCGAGCAACTGAGCCTGGAACTGATCCTCGGCTGGCTGTTCGCGCCGCTCGCCTTCGTGCTCGGTGTGCCCTGGGAGGAGGCGACCCTGGCCGGCTCCTTCATCGGCCAGAAGCTGGTGGTCAACGAGTTCGTCGCCTTCATCAACCTGTCGCCCTACGTCGAGGGTACGTCGATGGTGGTCAATACCGGCCAGGCCATGAGCGGCCATACCGTGGCCATCCTCTCCTTCGCCCTGTGCGGCTTCGCCAACCTCTCATCGATCGCCATCCTGCTCGGCGGCCTGGGCAGCATCGCCCCCAGCCGGCGCCACGACATCGCCCGCTTCGGGATCAAGGCGGTGCTGGCCGGCACGCTCTCCAACCTGATGTCGGCGGCCATTGCCGGCTTCTTCCTCTCCATAGGCGGGGTGATCTGATGGCTACCGCAAATCCATTCCGTATCGACAGGTAACGTCATGACCGAACTGCAGCAGGCCGCGCGCCAGGCGCTGGCGCTGATGGACCTCACCAGCCTCAACGAGGACGACAGCGACGCCGTCATCCGCGAACTGTGTGCCCGCGCCAACACGCCGGCGGGCCACCCGGCGGCGGTGTGCGTCTATCCCGCCTTCGTGCCAACCGCCCGCGAGGCGCTGACCGAGCAGGGCCTGGCCGGCAAGGTGAAGGTGGCCACGGTGACCAACTTCCCTCACGGCGAGGCGGATATCGAACGCGCCGCGGCCGAGACCCGAGCGGCCGTCGCGTCCGGCGCCGACGAGGTCGACGTGGTCTTCCCCTACCGCGCGCTGATGGCGGGCGACGCCGAGGTCGGCCGTGCGCTGGTTGCCGCCTGCAAGCGCGAGTGCGGCGATGCCGTGCTCAAGGTGATCCTGGAAACCGGCGAATTGAAGGAGGCCGGGCTGATCGACCGCGCCGGCATGCTGGCCATCGACGGCGGCGCCGACTTCCTCAAGACCTCCACCGGCAAGGTGGCCGTCAATGCCACCCTGGACGCCGCCAAGATCCTGCTCACCGCGATCAAGGCGAGCGGCCGTGACGTCGGCTTCAAGGCCGCCGGCGGCGTGCGCACCGTCGAGGATGCCGCCGCCTACCTGCGCCTCGCCGAGCAGGTAATGGGGGCGGATTGGATCACCCCGGCGCACTTCCGCTTCGGTGCCTCGGGGCTGCTCGGCAACCTGCTCGAAACCCTTGGCGTTGCTGAGGGCGAGGGGCCCACGGAGGGTTACTGATGCCTGCACGTGCACTACCTCAAGAGCTGATTCGCGCCAAGCGCGACGGCGAGGTGCTCGATGCGGATGCCATTCGCGAACTGGTAAGCGGCATCAGCGACGGCAGCCTCTCCGACGCCCAGGTCGGCGCGCTGGCCATGGCGATCTACCTCAACGGCATGAATGCCGCCGAGACGGTGGCGCTGACCGAAGCCGTACGCGACTCCGGCGAGGTGCTGGCGTGGCGCGGCCTGGGCCCGGAATTGGACCTGCCGGGACCGGTGCTCGACAAGCACTCCACCGGTGGGGTGGGCGATCTCGTCTCGCTGGTGCTGGGGCCGTGGATCGCCGCCTGCGGCGGCTACGTGCCGATGGTCTCCGGTCGCGGCCTGGGCCACACCGGCGGCACCCTGGACAAGCTCGAGGCGATTCCCGGCTACGACATCGCCCCCTCGCGGATCGCTTCCGCACCCTGGTGCGCGAGACGGGCGTGGCCATCGTCGGTCAGACCGCCGAGCTGGCCCCGGCCGACCGGCGGCTCTACGCCATCCGCGACGTCACCGCCACGGTGGAGTCGCTGCCGCTGATCGTCAGCTCGATCCTGGGGAAAAAGCTGGCCTGCGGCCTCGACGCCCTGGTGATGGACGTCAAGACCGGCAGCGGCGCTTTCATGCCCACCCCTGAGAAATCGCGGGAGCTGGCGCAGACCATCGCCGAGGTGGCCAGCCGCGCCGGTACGCCGACCACCGCGCTGCTCACCGACATGAGCCAGCCGCTGGCGCCCTGTGCCGGCAACGCCGTCGAGGTGCGCGAGGCGATCGCGCTGCTGACTGGCGAGAAGCCGGGCGGACGTTTGCTGGAGGTGACCCGCACGCTTGCCGCCGAGCTGCTGTTGGCCGGAAAGCTGGCCCACGACCGGGAAGCAGCCCTGGCCCTGCTCGACGAACGGCTCGCCTCGGGCGCCGCCGCTGAACGCTTTGCCCGTATGGTGGCGGGCCTGGGCGGTCCCACCGACCTGCTCGAGCGTCACGAACGCTACCTGCCCCGGGCGTCCATCGTGCGCCCCGTGCATGCCGAGCGCAGTGGTCGCGTGACGCGCATGGACACTCGCGCCGTAGGGCTTGCCGTGGTCGAGCTGGGAGGCGGGCGCCGATCGCCTGACGATGCCATCGATCATTCCGTTGGCCTGACCGGCATCGCCGCCATCGGCGAGGCTGTCGACGGAGAACGCCCGCTGGCCTGGGCGCATGCGGCAAGCGAGGCGGCGGCCGAGCGCGCGGCCGCTCGGCTGCTCGCCGCCATCGAAGTGAACGACGTCGCGCCCGGCGGCGTCACACGGCCTACACTCATTCAGGACGTGATTCGTCGGGAGGCACCATGACCCGCGCCATCGTGCTGGTACTCGACTCCTTCGGCATCGGCGCGGCACCCGATGCGGTGGACTTCGGCGACGCCGGGGCCGATACCCTGGGCCATATCGCCGCCGCCTGTGCTCGCGGTGAATGTGACGGTGCGGCTCGGGAGGGCCCGCTCGCGTTGCCCAACCTGGCACGGCTGGGGCTGTTCCACGCCCACCGCGAAGGCACCGGCAACTGGGCCAAGGGCGTCGAGGTGCCAGCCGAGGTGATCGGCGCCTACGGTCACGCCCGGGAGATCTCCTCCGGCAAGGACACCCCCTCGGGACACTGGGAGATCGCCGGTGTGCCGGTGCGTTTCGACTGGGGCTACTTCTTCGACCTCGAGGATAGCTTCCCGCCGGAGCTGCTCCAGGCGCTCGAGCACGAAGCGGGACTGCCCGGCGTGCTGGGCAACTGCCATGCCTCGGGCACCGAGATCATCGCCCGCCTCGGTGAGGAACACATGGCCAGCGGCAAGCCCATCGTCTACACCTCGGGCGACTCGGTGTTCCAGATCGCTGCCCACGAGGAGGCCTTCGGCCTCGAGCGGCTCTACGCCCTGTGCGAGACCGCCCGGCGCCTGCTCGAGCCCTACAACATCGGCCGGGTGATCGCGCGGCCCTTCGTCGGTGCGAGTGCGGCGGACTTCACCCGTACCGCCAACCGTCGCGACTACAGCGTCGAACCGCCGACGCCCACGGTATTGCAGAAGCTCGAGAGCGACGGCGGCGAGGTGATCGCCATCGGCAAGATCGCCGACATCTACGCCCACTGCGGTGTCACGCGCACGCTCAAGGCCAGCGGCCACGATGCGCTGATGGACACCACCCTGGGCGCCCTGGACGAGGCCGGCGAGCGCTCGCTGGTGATGACCAACTTCGTCGACTTCGACACCCTCTACGGTCACCGCCGCAACGTGGCCGGTTACGCCGCCGCGCTGGAGGCCTTCGACGCGCGCCTGCCCGAGCTGCTGGCCAGGCTGCGCGACGACGACCTGCTGGTGATCACCGCCGACCACGGCTGCGACCCCACCTGGCACGGCAGCGACCATACCCGCGAACGGGTGCCGGTGCTGGCGCTGGGGGCGGGGCTCACCCCCGGCTCGCTGGGCGCGCGGGAGACCTTCGCTGACATCGGCCAGAGCCTGGCGTCGCACCTGGGCCTTTCGCCCATGAACGACGGCACGAGTTTTCTCCCCAAGCCAATCGCTGCATAGGAGCCTCGACATGGCGACTCCCCATATCCAGGGCGAACGCGGCATCTTCGCCGACACCATGCTGATGCCCGGCGACCCGCTGCGTGCCAAGCATATCGCCGAGACCTTCCTCGAGGATGCGCGCGAGGTCACCAGCGTGCGCAACATGCTCGGCTTCACCGGCCGCTACCGCGGCCGTGAGATCTCGGTGATGGGCCACGGCATGGGCATCCCCTCGGTCTCCATCTACGCCAAGGAGCTGATCACCGACTATGGCGTGAAGCGCCTCATCCGGGTCGGCTCCTGCGGCGCGGTGCGCGACGACGTGGCAGTGCGCGACGTGGTGATCGGCCTCGGCGCGAGCACCGATTCGGCGGTCAACCGCACCCGCTTCATGGGCCATGACTTCGCCGCCATCGCCGACTTCGAACTGACCCGACACGCGGTGGACGCCGCCGCGGCCCAGGGCGTGCCGGTCAAGGTGGGCAACCTGTTCTCGGCCGACCTGTTCTACAACCCCCAGGCGGAGCTGTTCACGCTGATGAAGCGCTACGGCATCGTCGGCGTGGAGATGGAGGCGGCGGGACTCTACGGCGTAGCGGCGGAGTTCGGCGGCCGGGCAATGACCATCTGCACGGTCTCGGACCACATCCTCAAGGGCGAGTCGCTGCCCAGCGAGGCCCGCGAGCGCAGCTTCAACGAGATGGTCGAGGTGGCCCTAGATGCAGTGCTGCGCGACGACGCGGCGGGGGCGGCATGAGCGACATCGATCCGAGCGTCGTCGGCGCGCTGATCGCGGCGCGCGGCAACGCCTACGCGCCCTATTCGCGGCATCCGGTGGGCGCCATGGTGGAGAGCGAGAGCGGCGCGCGTTACTTCGGCGCCAACGTCGAGGTGGCCCACTACAAGGGAGTGTGCGCGGAAGCCTCGGCCATCGCCGCCATGGTCAGCGCCGGCGAGCGGCGCCTGCGTCACGTCTACGTGATCGGCCCCGGTGAGCACCTGTGTTCGCCCTGCGGCGACTGCCGCCAGCGCATCCGCGAGTTCGCCGACGCCGAGACCCGTATCCACGTGGTCGACGCCGAGGGCCGGCTGCTCAAGCGCTACACCATGGAACAGCTCCTGCCCGATGCCTTCGGACCGGAGAATCTGGAACTCACTCCCTGAACTCGATGCGTTCGAAGTGCGGCCCCAGGCGCCTGACCAGCCCGGCCAGCATCGCCCGTGGCGGAGCGTTCTCCACCGGCTGGCAGTAGGCCGGGTCGAGGCACTGGCGGGTGCGGGCCACCTGGATGGCGTAGCGGCGTACGCCGCAGTCGGCCAGGGTCAGTGCCAGACGCTCCACCTCGGCCAGCGAGAAGTCGCGCCAGTGCACGGTGGTGCGGCATTCGAAGTCGACGCCGCCGTCGAGCAGCGCCATCAGGCTCTGGCTGTTGCGCTGCCAGATGCCGGGGCGCCCGCAGATGCGGTCGAAGTCGCCCCCGCGTCCCTTCACGTCGAGCCCCACCCAGTCGAGCCACGGCAGCAGCCGCGAGAGCCGCGCCGGGTAGGGGCCGGCGGTGTGCAAGCCGACCTTGAAGCCCATCGCCTTCACCTCGCGTACCGCCGCCGGCAGGGCGTTGTGCAGCGTCGGCTCGCCGCCGCTGAACACCACCGCCTCGAGCAGGCCCCGGCGGCTCTCCAGGAACTCCCGTACCGCCTGCCACTCGCTCTCGTCGCCGCGGCGCGGCGGCATCATGTGGCCGTTGTGGCAGTAGCCGCAGCGCAGCGGACAGCCCTGCAGGAACACCACGCAGGCCAGGTGATCCGGATAGTCCAGGGTGGTCATCTGGGTCAGGCCGGCAATGGGGAGGCGGATGCCGTCGAGAGGCGCGAGGGCGGGCGGGTCGAGGTCGGTGGCGATCATGAGAGGCTCCTCGGCTTGGGGCGTGAATGCCGGGCACAGGGCCCGGCAGGTCAGGCAGTCAGGGCGTCAGGTCGGCGGCCCGCTCGGTGAAGTGACGGCGCTCGCGGTGCTCGGCGCGCTTGCCGACGTTGAACTGGCTGACCGGGCGGTGGTAGCCCATCACGCGGGTCCAGACCTCGCAGCGCTGGCGTTGTTCGGTGGGCAGGGTGTCGATGTTCGTCATGGTTTGGCTCCTTCCAAGGGGTTGATGACAGCGGTTAAAAAAACGCTCAGGCCGGTACGGCCGCGGCGCGTCTTGCCAGCAGTGCCTCGTCGCACTTCGGGCAGAACTCGTGTTCGCCGGCCAGGTAGCCGTGCACCGGGCAGATCGAGAAGGTCGGCGTCACGGTGATGTAGGGCAGGCGGAAGCGCGACAGCGCAGTGTGCACCAGCTTGCGGCAGGCGGTGGCGCTGGAGAGCCGCTCGCGCATGTAGAGGTGCAGCACGGTGCCGCCGGTGTAGCGGGTCTGCAGCGGGTCCTGGTGGATCAGCGCCTCGAAGGGGTCGTCGGTATGCCCCACCGGCAGCTGGCTCGAGTTGGTGTAGTAGGGCGCCTCTGGCGTGCCCGCCTGCAGAATGCCCGGGAAGTGCTCGGCGTCGGCGCGGGCGAAGCGATAGGTGGTGCCCTCCGCCGGGGTCGCCTCCAGGTTGTAGAGGTGGCCGGTCTCGGCCTGGAACTCCTGCATCCTGGCGCGCACGTGGTCGAGCACTTCCAGGGCGAGTTGGCGCCCCTCGGGGGCGGTGATGTCGTAGCGGTCGTCGCAGAAGTTGCGCACCATCTCGTTGAGCCCGTTCACGCCCAGGGTGGAGAAGTGGTTGCGCAGGGTGCCCAGGTAGCGCTGGGTATAGGGGTAGAGCCCTTCGTCCATCCACTGCTGGATGCGCTCGCGCTTGAGCTCCAGGCTGTCGCGGCCCAGCGCCAGCAGGCGGTCGAACTCGGTGAACAGCCCCGCCCGGTCGCCGGCGAAGCGGTAGCCCAGCCGCGCGCAGTTGAGCGTCACCACGCCCAGCGAGCCGGTCTGCTCGGCGCTGCCGAACAGGCCGTTGCCGCGCTTGAGCAGCTCAGAGAGGTCGAGCTGCAGGCGGCAGCACATGGAGCGCACCATGTGCGGCTCCAGGTCGGAGTTGAGGAAGTTCTGGAAGTAGGGCAGGCCGTACTTGGCGGTCAGTGCGAACAGCCGCTCGGCGTTGTCGCCCTCCCAGTCGAAATCGGGGGTGATGTTGTAGGTGGGGATAGGGAAGGTGAACACCCGTCCCTGGCGGTCGCCGGCCTCCATCACCTCCAGGTAGGCGCGGTTGAGCAGGTCCATCTCCGCCTGCAGCTCGCCGTAGGTGAAGGGCTGCTCCTCGCCGCCGACGATCGGTACCTGATCGCGCAGGTCCGCCGGGCACACCCAGTCGAAGGTGAGGTTGGTGAAGGGAGTCTGGCTGCCCCAGCGCGACGGCACGTTGAGGTTGTAGATGAACTCCTGGATCGCCTGCTTCACCGCGGCATAGTCGAGTCCGTCCCTGCGCACGTAGGGGGCGAGATAGGTATCGAAGGAGCTGAAGGCCTGGGCGCCAGCCCACTCGTTCTGCAGCGTGCCGAGGAAGTTGACCATCTGCCCCAGGGCGCTGGAGAGGTGGCGCGGCGGGCCGCTCTCGGCGC
It encodes:
- a CDS encoding NupC/NupG family nucleoside CNT transporter, translated to MTAIMSLVGMATLIAIALVFSTNRRDIRLRTVGGAFAIQAGIGAFVLYVPFGQAVLQTISAGVSQVVLYANDGIDFLFGGLADVDNIGFVFAIRVLPVIIFFSSLIAVLYYLGIMQWVIRLLGGALQKALGTSRTESLSATANIFVGQTEAPLVVRPFIARMTPSQLFAVMCGGLASVAGSVLAGYAALGIPMEYLVAASFMAAPGGLLFAKLIMPETETPVDDVEEANEVIEEEDKPVNVLDAAAAGATAGLRLAANVGAMLLAFIGLIALINGMLGGVGGWIGVEQLSLELILGWLFAPLAFVLGVPWEEATLAGSFIGQKLVVNEFVAFINLSPYVEGTSMVVNTGQAMSGHTVAILSFALCGFANLSSIAILLGGLGSIAPSRRHDIARFGIKAVLAGTLSNLMSAAIAGFFLSIGGVI
- the deoC gene encoding deoxyribose-phosphate aldolase encodes the protein MTELQQAARQALALMDLTSLNEDDSDAVIRELCARANTPAGHPAAVCVYPAFVPTAREALTEQGLAGKVKVATVTNFPHGEADIERAAAETRAAVASGADEVDVVFPYRALMAGDAEVGRALVAACKRECGDAVLKVILETGELKEAGLIDRAGMLAIDGGADFLKTSTGKVAVNATLDAAKILLTAIKASGRDVGFKAAGGVRTVEDAAAYLRLAEQVMGADWITPAHFRFGASGLLGNLLETLGVAEGEGPTEGY
- a CDS encoding phosphopentomutase, producing MTRAIVLVLDSFGIGAAPDAVDFGDAGADTLGHIAAACARGECDGAAREGPLALPNLARLGLFHAHREGTGNWAKGVEVPAEVIGAYGHAREISSGKDTPSGHWEIAGVPVRFDWGYFFDLEDSFPPELLQALEHEAGLPGVLGNCHASGTEIIARLGEEHMASGKPIVYTSGDSVFQIAAHEEAFGLERLYALCETARRLLEPYNIGRVIARPFVGASAADFTRTANRRDYSVEPPTPTVLQKLESDGGEVIAIGKIADIYAHCGVTRTLKASGHDALMDTTLGALDEAGERSLVMTNFVDFDTLYGHRRNVAGYAAALEAFDARLPELLARLRDDDLLVITADHGCDPTWHGSDHTRERVPVLALGAGLTPGSLGARETFADIGQSLASHLGLSPMNDGTSFLPKPIAA
- the deoD gene encoding purine-nucleoside phosphorylase, producing MATPHIQGERGIFADTMLMPGDPLRAKHIAETFLEDAREVTSVRNMLGFTGRYRGREISVMGHGMGIPSVSIYAKELITDYGVKRLIRVGSCGAVRDDVAVRDVVIGLGASTDSAVNRTRFMGHDFAAIADFELTRHAVDAAAAQGVPVKVGNLFSADLFYNPQAELFTLMKRYGIVGVEMEAAGLYGVAAEFGGRAMTICTVSDHILKGESLPSEARERSFNEMVEVALDAVLRDDAAGAA
- the cdd gene encoding cytidine deaminase, with the translated sequence MSDIDPSVVGALIAARGNAYAPYSRHPVGAMVESESGARYFGANVEVAHYKGVCAEASAIAAMVSAGERRLRHVYVIGPGEHLCSPCGDCRQRIREFADAETRIHVVDAEGRLLKRYTMEQLLPDAFGPENLELTP
- a CDS encoding anaerobic ribonucleoside-triphosphate reductase activating protein; translated protein: MIATDLDPPALAPLDGIRLPIAGLTQMTTLDYPDHLACVVFLQGCPLRCGYCHNGHMMPPRRGDESEWQAVREFLESRRGLLEAVVFSGGEPTLHNALPAAVREVKAMGFKVGLHTAGPYPARLSRLLPWLDWVGLDVKGRGGDFDRICGRPGIWQRNSQSLMALLDGGVDFECRTTVHWRDFSLAEVERLALTLADCGVRRYAIQVARTRQCLDPAYCQPVENAPPRAMLAGLVRRLGPHFERIEFRE
- the nrdD gene encoding anaerobic ribonucleoside-triphosphate reductase → MTNIDTLPTEQRQRCEVWTRVMGYHRPVSQFNVGKRAEHRERRHFTERAADLTP
- a CDS encoding ribonucleoside triphosphate reductase; translation: MNAPIRQAGPRRIDVASTVDEYLDRADWRVHANANQGYSLGGLILNVSGKLIANYWLDEVYPAEVGAAHREGDLHIHDLDMLCGYCAGWSLRQLLIEGFNGVPGRAESGPPRHLSSALGQMVNFLGTLQNEWAGAQAFSSFDTYLAPYVRRDGLDYAAVKQAIQEFIYNLNVPSRWGSQTPFTNLTFDWVCPADLRDQVPIVGGEEQPFTYGELQAEMDLLNRAYLEVMEAGDRQGRVFTFPIPTYNITPDFDWEGDNAERLFALTAKYGLPYFQNFLNSDLEPHMVRSMCCRLQLDLSELLKRGNGLFGSAEQTGSLGVVTLNCARLGYRFAGDRAGLFTEFDRLLALGRDSLELKRERIQQWMDEGLYPYTQRYLGTLRNHFSTLGVNGLNEMVRNFCDDRYDITAPEGRQLALEVLDHVRARMQEFQAETGHLYNLEATPAEGTTYRFARADAEHFPGILQAGTPEAPYYTNSSQLPVGHTDDPFEALIHQDPLQTRYTGGTVLHLYMRERLSSATACRKLVHTALSRFRLPYITVTPTFSICPVHGYLAGEHEFCPKCDEALLARRAAAVPA